The following are encoded in a window of Mustela nigripes isolate SB6536 chromosome 1, MUSNIG.SB6536, whole genome shotgun sequence genomic DNA:
- the LOC132010332 gene encoding olfactory receptor 4C46-like, giving the protein MENKNNVTKFVLLGLTENPKMHKVIFVVFLVTYTISLVGNVLIVVTITASPLLGSPMYFFLTKLSFTDACYSSVNTPKLITDSLHVKMTTFDTCVTQVFGDYFIRGADVILLTVMAYDHYVTISKALHYKTIMNWQVCGLLMGVVWVRCFLHAAIQILFIIPLPFCGPNIIDHFMCDLNPLLNLACTDTHTLGLFVAANSGFICPLNCLLLMVSYLVILCSLENHNLEARHRALSTCVSHITVAVLFFVLCVFVYMRPAATLSIDKAVAVFYTITPILNPLIYTLRNDQMKNAIRKLCSRKVISSEK; this is encoded by the coding sequence ATGGAGAATAAGAACAATGTGACAAAGTTTGTTCTACTGGGGCTCACAGAGAATCCAAAGATGCACAAAGTcatatttgttgtctttttggtCACTTACACCATCTCTCTGGTGGGAAATGTGCTCATTGTGGTCACTATCACTGCCAGTCCACTATTGGGGTCccccatgtattttttccttaccaAACTCTCCTTCACTGATGCCTGTTATTCTTCTGTTAATACCCCTAAACTGATCACAGATTCACTCCATGTGAAGATGACTACATTCGATACATGTGTAACCCAAGTCTTTGGGGATTATTTCATCAGAGGTGCTGATGTCATCCTACTTACTGTGATGGCCTATGATCACTATGTGACAATTTCCAAGGCATTGCACTATAAAACCATCATGAATTGGCAGGTTTGTGGTCTTCTAATGGGAGTGGTGTGGGTGAGATGCTTTCTTCATGCAGCCATACAGATCCTCTTTATCATCCCTTTACCCTTCTGTGGCCCTAACATCATAGATCACTTTATGTGTGATCTGAACCCTTTGCTCAATCTTGCCTGCACTGATACCCACACTCTTGGGCTCTTTGTTGCTGCCAACAGTGGTTTCATCTGTCCGTTAAACTGTCTCCTCTTGATGGTCTCCTACCTGGTCATTCTGTGTTCCCTAGAGAACCACAACTTGGAGGCAAGGCACAGAGCCCTCTCCACCTGTGTCTCCCATATCACAGTGGCTGTCCTATTCTTTGTGCTCTGCGTATTTGTGTACATGAGACCTGCAGCTACTTTATCTATTGATAAAGCAGTTGCAGTGTTCTACACTATAACACCAATCTTAAACCCCTTAATCTATACTCTGAGAAATGACCAGATGAAAAATGCTATTAGGAAATTGTGTAGTAGAAAAGTTATTTCAAGTGAAAAATAG